Proteins from a single region of Lentimicrobium sp. L6:
- a CDS encoding glycosyltransferase family 1 protein yields MKIAVNTRLLLKNKLEGIGWFTFESLKRITQQHKEHEFIFIFDRPYSDDFIFGDNITPVVTGPPARHPILYYIWFNYSVPKVLSTHKVDLFLSPDGYIPLNCKVKTLAVFHDLNFEHYPKDLPSSERYYYRKYFPRFAKNATRIATVSEYSKKDICELYKVDEGKVDVVYNGANEKFTPLPANIKKLVVEKHTGGKPYFIFIGALNPRKNLVNLMKAFDLFKKNDRSSVQLLIVGEKMFKTDEIFETYEQMSYKADVVFSGRLNALELHKALASALALTYVSYFEGFGIPIVEAFYTGTPVITSNVTSMPEVAGDAALLVDPFSPEDISLALKKVSENADLRAELIEKGNQRKLKFHWQNTADNLWKSINKTVNQ; encoded by the coding sequence GTGAAAATAGCTGTCAATACAAGATTATTACTCAAAAACAAATTGGAAGGCATAGGTTGGTTTACCTTTGAAAGCCTGAAAAGAATAACTCAACAACATAAGGAACATGAGTTTATCTTCATTTTCGATCGCCCCTATAGCGACGATTTTATTTTTGGAGATAATATCACCCCAGTGGTAACTGGCCCTCCTGCTCGTCATCCCATTCTTTATTATATTTGGTTCAATTATAGTGTTCCCAAAGTATTGTCGACCCATAAAGTCGATCTTTTCTTATCTCCAGATGGATATATCCCTCTGAATTGCAAAGTCAAAACTCTTGCAGTTTTCCATGATTTGAATTTTGAACACTACCCAAAAGATCTGCCATCTAGCGAGCGCTACTACTATAGGAAGTATTTTCCTCGATTTGCTAAGAATGCAACGCGAATAGCTACTGTATCTGAATATTCAAAAAAAGATATTTGTGAACTCTATAAAGTTGATGAAGGTAAAGTAGATGTGGTATATAATGGAGCCAATGAAAAATTCACTCCCCTACCTGCTAATATCAAAAAATTAGTCGTAGAAAAGCACACTGGTGGTAAACCTTATTTCATTTTTATTGGAGCTTTAAATCCTCGAAAGAATTTGGTCAACTTGATGAAGGCTTTCGATTTATTCAAAAAGAATGACCGTTCAAGTGTTCAATTACTGATAGTGGGTGAAAAGATGTTTAAAACAGATGAAATTTTTGAAACATACGAACAAATGTCATATAAAGCCGATGTTGTTTTTAGTGGCAGATTGAATGCCTTAGAATTACATAAAGCCCTGGCCTCAGCACTGGCTCTCACCTATGTTTCTTATTTCGAAGGATTTGGAATTCCAATAGTTGAAGCTTTTTATACAGGAACCCCGGTTATCACCTCCAATGTTACATCTATGCCTGAAGTTGCTGGTGATGCAGCTTTATTGGTAGATCCTTTTTCACCTGAAGATATTTCATTGGCTTTAAAGAAGGTATCGGAAAATGCCGATTTAAGAGCTGAACTTATAGAGAAAGGAAATCAAAGAAAACTTAAATTCCATTGGCAAAATACAGCGGACAACCTCTGGAAATCCATTAATAAAACTGTGAATCAATAA
- a CDS encoding oligosaccharide flippase family protein → MQRKFITNLGLLLLLNLLIKPFWVFGIDRTVQNVVGAEEFGFYYTILNFSFLFNILLDLGVTNFNNRNIAQNTQLLAKHFSGIVSLKLILGFLYFIVTIGIGLLWGYRGSQLSLLALVGFNQFLLSFILYIRSNISGMLMFRTESFMSVLDRSLMIIIMAVLLWGHVISGEFQIEWFVYAQTSAYIIAAIIGYSVVVIKSKSLAINWNIPFFLMILRKSMPFALLTLLMTFYNRIDTVMIDKLLPNEIGNIQSGVYAHAYRILEATNQISFLFAILLLPLFSHLIKAKESLINIVRVSFSLLFVATSILAICTFFYSYEIMELLYDEHISESSSVYSVIIFGVMAMGTSYIFGTLLTANGSLKELNTIAAISLIISVTLNLVLVPKYHAFGSAVANLSALSFSSIAQLYVVKSKFNFKIDNNFIIRLFGFIIFTLIISYTSTFVITYNWVLKLVFVSLSSLLIAVLMKLLSIKEFVEIIKNDQLK, encoded by the coding sequence ATGCAGAGAAAGTTTATAACTAATCTAGGATTACTGCTTTTACTCAATTTGCTGATTAAGCCATTTTGGGTTTTTGGTATAGATAGGACAGTACAAAACGTAGTGGGAGCAGAGGAATTCGGCTTTTATTATACCATCCTCAACTTTAGTTTCCTTTTCAATATTTTATTGGATTTAGGAGTTACCAATTTCAATAATCGCAATATTGCTCAGAATACTCAATTATTAGCTAAACATTTTTCTGGAATAGTGAGCTTAAAACTAATTTTGGGTTTCCTTTATTTTATTGTCACAATAGGGATAGGCTTACTTTGGGGTTATAGGGGTTCTCAGCTGAGTTTATTGGCTTTAGTAGGTTTTAATCAATTTTTACTATCATTTATATTATATATAAGATCTAATATTTCTGGAATGCTCATGTTTAGGACGGAGAGTTTTATGTCGGTCTTAGATAGGAGTCTGATGATTATAATCATGGCAGTTTTGCTGTGGGGTCATGTTATTTCTGGTGAATTTCAAATAGAATGGTTTGTTTATGCCCAGACCTCAGCTTATATTATTGCTGCAATTATTGGTTATTCAGTAGTCGTCATTAAAAGTAAGTCTTTAGCCATAAATTGGAATATTCCATTCTTCTTAATGATTTTACGAAAGAGCATGCCATTTGCCTTACTTACTCTATTAATGACTTTTTATAATAGAATTGATACGGTGATGATTGACAAATTATTACCAAATGAAATAGGTAATATCCAATCTGGAGTATACGCACATGCTTATAGAATATTAGAAGCAACAAATCAAATCAGCTTTTTGTTTGCTATTTTGTTATTACCCCTCTTTTCTCACCTAATCAAGGCAAAAGAGAGTTTAATCAATATTGTTAGAGTATCCTTTTCTTTATTGTTTGTGGCTACCAGTATTTTGGCAATATGCACTTTCTTTTATAGTTACGAAATAATGGAATTATTATACGATGAGCATATAAGTGAATCATCCTCGGTCTACAGTGTTATTATTTTTGGTGTGATGGCCATGGGAACCTCCTATATCTTTGGTACTTTACTAACTGCTAATGGAAGTTTAAAAGAACTTAATACTATTGCTGCTATTAGTCTTATAATTAGTGTGACCTTAAATCTGGTTTTAGTACCGAAATATCATGCTTTTGGTTCTGCAGTTGCAAATTTATCTGCATTGTCATTTTCTTCCATCGCCCAATTGTATGTTGTGAAAAGTAAATTTAATTTTAAAATTGATAATAATTTTATCATTAGATTATTTGGCTTTATTATTTTTACTTTAATTATTAGTTATACATCTACTTTCGTAATTACGTATAACTGGGTTCTTAAATTGGTTTTTGTTTCTCTATCTTCCTTATTAATAGCTGTTTTGATGAAGCTCTTGAGTATAAAAGAGTTTGTTGAAATTATAAAAAACGACCAATTAAAATAG
- the purD gene encoding phosphoribosylamine--glycine ligase → MNILLLGSGGREHTMAWKMSQSPLLKQLFICPGNAGTSKYGTNVSVNIDDHQSLTNFLLTEKVDMIVVGPEQPLVEGIHDRIVADEKLKHISVIGPKKEAAELEGSKDFAKQFMQRHHIPTAAYQTFDKYSLEAGIEYLKNTKAPYVLKADGLAAGKGVIILTDLEEAIKVFTEMITEDKFGSAGHQVVIEEFLTGVELSVFVLTDGDSYVLLPEAKDYKRIGEGDTGPNTGGMGSISPVPFADEAYMKLVKERIVEPTVSGLKKDKLDYQGFIFIGLINVNGNPYVIEYNVRMGDPETESVLPRLETDLVELFNGVANRNLGEMTTTFLAKVAASVMLVSGGYPDAYEKGKVITGLEESDENILFHAGTKVDEQNIVSNGGRVLAITSLADTMEDALKASYKKAEKVDFEGKYYRKDLGFDL, encoded by the coding sequence ATGAATATTTTACTTTTAGGATCTGGCGGAAGAGAACATACCATGGCTTGGAAAATGAGCCAAAGCCCCTTATTAAAACAATTATTCATTTGCCCTGGAAATGCAGGCACTTCTAAATACGGAACCAATGTTTCTGTTAATATTGATGACCATCAGTCATTGACAAATTTTCTTCTTACCGAGAAGGTAGATATGATAGTTGTTGGCCCTGAGCAACCTTTAGTAGAGGGTATTCATGATAGAATTGTTGCTGATGAAAAATTAAAACACATCTCAGTTATTGGTCCTAAAAAAGAAGCTGCGGAATTAGAAGGCAGTAAAGATTTTGCTAAACAGTTCATGCAAAGACATCATATTCCGACTGCTGCCTATCAAACTTTTGATAAATACAGTTTGGAAGCTGGAATTGAATATTTAAAAAACACCAAGGCTCCTTACGTTTTAAAAGCCGATGGTCTTGCTGCTGGAAAAGGAGTTATTATCCTCACTGATTTAGAGGAGGCCATTAAGGTGTTTACAGAAATGATCACTGAAGACAAATTTGGTTCTGCAGGTCACCAAGTAGTGATTGAAGAGTTTTTAACGGGTGTTGAACTTTCTGTTTTCGTTCTTACTGATGGGGATTCCTATGTTTTATTGCCTGAAGCCAAAGACTATAAGAGAATTGGTGAAGGTGACACCGGCCCTAATACGGGTGGAATGGGAAGTATTTCCCCTGTACCTTTTGCCGATGAAGCCTATATGAAGTTGGTGAAAGAAAGAATCGTAGAACCTACTGTTTCTGGACTTAAAAAAGATAAACTAGACTACCAGGGTTTTATATTTATTGGTTTGATAAATGTTAATGGAAATCCTTATGTGATTGAATATAATGTGAGAATGGGTGATCCAGAAACAGAAAGTGTTCTTCCTCGACTTGAAACTGATTTAGTAGAACTATTCAATGGAGTTGCAAACAGAAATCTTGGAGAAATGACAACTACTTTCTTAGCTAAAGTAGCAGCTTCGGTAATGTTGGTTTCTGGAGGATATCCAGATGCTTATGAGAAAGGGAAAGTGATCACGGGTTTGGAGGAATCTGATGAAAACATATTATTCCATGCAGGAACAAAAGTAGACGAGCAAAATATAGTAAGCAATGGCGGACGAGTATTAGCCATTACAAGTTTAGCTGATACTATGGAAGATGCCCTAAAAGCCTCTTATAAAAAAGCAGAGAAAGTCGATTTCGAAGGCAAGTATTACCGCAAAGATTTAGGCTTCGATTTATAA